The following coding sequences are from one Stigmatopora nigra isolate UIUO_SnigA chromosome 10, RoL_Snig_1.1, whole genome shotgun sequence window:
- the ora1 gene encoding olfactory receptor class A-like protein 1: MDLCKAIEGVSFLLQTGIGILGNTVVLLAYANILYTDQKLLPVDMILCHLAFSNLMILLIRCVPQTMTVFGLTELLSDSSCKLVIYGYRVGRALSICLTCTLSVFQALTIAPSTSRFSWMKSRLPSLVLPTFAGLWFLNMVIYISALLFSTAPHINSTVPAFTLNLGFCLMDFRDSMLYIVQGVIVSGRDFSVVALMLVSSGYILRLLHRHSHQVRGVRRSHPAEIRAAKTVVTLVVLYVFFFGVDNVIWIYMLTEANVSPVVADIRVFCSSCYAFLSPYFIISSNKKVKARVVCVVDQDQLASTEAPESK; this comes from the coding sequence ATGGACCTGTGTAAGGCCATTGAAGGTGTTTCCTTCCTCTTGCAAACAGGAATCGGCATCTTGGGGAACACGGTGGTGCTCCTGGCATACGCCAACATCCTCTACACCGATCAAAAGCTTCTTCCCGTGGACATGATCCTATGCCACCTTGCCTTTTCCAACCTGATGATCCTGCTGATCCGCTGCGTTCCCCAGACCATGACGGTGTTCGGGCTCACCGAGCTGCTGAGTGACAGCAGCTGCAAGTTGGTAATTTACGGCTACCGCGTCGGCCGGGCGTTGTCCATCTGCCTCACCTGCACGCTCAGTGTGTTCCAGGCGTTGACCATCGCCCCTTCCACCTCTCGCTTTTCCTGGATGAAGTCTCGCCTCCCTTCCTTGGTTCTTCCCACCTTTGCCGGGCTGTGGTTTTTGAACATGGTCATCTATATTTCCGCCCTTCTCTTTTCCACAGCTCCACACATTAATAGCACGGTGCCCGCCTTCACGCTGAACTTGGGTTTCTGCCTCATGGACTTCCGAGACAGCATGCTATACATTGTCCAAGGGGTCATCGTCTCTGGGAGGGATTTCTCTGTGGTGGCCCTGATGTTGGTCTCCAGCGGTTACATTTTACGTCTCCTCCATCGTCACAGCCACCAGGTACGGGGTGTCCGTCGCTCCCATCCGGCAGAGATCAGGGCGGCCAAAACGGTTGTCACCCTGGTCGTGCTGTATGTCTTCTTCTTTGGCGTCGATAACGTGATTTGGATCTACATGCTGACCGAGGCCAACGTGTCCCCGGTGGTGGCGGACATCAGGGTGTTCTGCTCGTCTTGCTATGCATTTCTCAGTCCTTACTTTATCATATCTTCCAACAAGAAGGTGAAAGCCAGAGTTGTGTGTGTGGTCGATCAGGATCAGCTAGCCTCAACGGAAGCTCCTGAGTCAAAATga
- the LOC144203035 gene encoding peptidyl-prolyl cis-trans isomerase FKBP3-like codes for MADEPAPACVWRVEQLRSGDLPNKYLINFLQDNPVQSILNEHRLPAYIKNEHIVDATTSCLSAKCLKPQRRRKLSKFDNNKEAKAEVLDEGLPSLPNKCQRKVTRQPSPKKLTR; via the exons ATGGCGGATGAGCCTGCACCAGCATGCGTGTGGAGAGTGGAGCAACTCAGAAGTGGCGATTTACCGAATAAATACTTGATAAACTTCTTACAGGACAATCCTGTGCAATCG ATCCTCAACGAGCACAGACTTCCAGCATACATCAAAAATGAGCATATTGTCGACGCCACGACAAGCTGTTTGTCAGCAAA ATGTTTAAAGCCACAGAGACGGCGGAAGCTGTCAAAATTTGACAACAATAAAGAAGCCAAGGCAGAAGTTTTGGATGAG GGTCTACCAAGTTTACCGAATAAATGCCAAAGAAAGGTGACAAGACAACCATCCCCCAAAAAGCTGACACGGTGA
- the ora2 gene encoding olfactory receptor class A related 2 codes for MLKKILLFCQRMPSEELVRGMLYLSLTVVGIPGNLAVILAFLSALYHDRHLLAADAIVLHLACVNLNVVAVRCLLETLASFRLAEIFGDAGCKGVIFIYRTSRSLSIWLTFVLSAYQCLSVASPGSCWANVRTKAARYLGLVFLVLWLINTCMSSAAVLFSIGARNVSASALHGINVQFCMVNFPSKLSKEVNGAFQVGRDVVPMALMTLSSLIILLFLYKHGQQVKGLRSGSGSQRRAAKAVVTLVTLYVVLYGVDNGLWVYTLTFRKTMGNSLVSDLRIFFSSLYAALSPLVIIASNRKVNGRLGCGVRVKVVKEMSTNMSNISETAMERKST; via the coding sequence atgttaaaaaaaatactgttattttGTCAAAGAATGCCATCAGAGGAGTTGGTGCGAGGGATGCTGTACCTGTCCTTGACGGTGGTGGGTATCCCCGGTAACCTGGCGGTGATCCTGGCCTTCCTATCGGCGCTCTACCACGACAGACACCTACTGGCAGCCGACGCCATCGTGCTCCACCTGGCCTGCGTCAACTTGAACGTGGTGGCGGTGCGTTGCCTCCTGGAGACCCTGGCGTCCTTCCGCCTGGCCGAAATCTTTGGCGACGCCGGCTGCAAAGGCGTGATCTTCATCTACCGCACATCACGCTCCCTCTCCATCTGGCTCACCTTCGTCCTCAGCGCCTATCAGTGTCTGAGTGTGGCATCCCCCGGGTCATGTTGGGCCAACGTCCGAACCAAGGCCGCTCGCTACTTGGGCCTGGTGTTCCTGGTCCTCTGGTTGATCAACACCTGCATGTCTTCCGCCGCCGTTCTCTTCTCCATCGGGGCCAGGAACGTGTCTGCCTCGGCCCTCCATGGGATCAACGTCCAGTTCTGCATGGTCAACTTCCCGTCAAAGCTCTCTAAGGAGGTCAATGGGGCCTTTCAGGTGGGCCGAGACGTCGTGCCCATGGCTCTGATGACCCTCAGCAGCCTCATCATCCTGCTGTTCCTCTACAAGCACGGCCAACAGGTGAAGGGACTACGCAGCGGCAGCGGGTCACAGCGGAGGGCGGCCAAAGCCGTGGTGACCCTGGTCACTCTGTACGTGGTCCTCTATGGTGTAGACAATGGGCTTTGGGTGTACACGCTCACCTTTAGGAAGACCATGGGAAACTCGCTGGTGTCCGATCTGCGCATCTTCTTCTCGTCGCTCTACGCCGCGCTCAGCCCGCTCGTCATCATCGCGTCCAACAGGAAGGTCAACGGCAGGCTCGGCTGTGGTGTGAGGGTCAAAGTAGTCAAGGAGATGTCCACCAATATGTCCAACATTTCAGAAACTGCAATGGAACGAAAAAGTACGTGA